A window of Hymenobacter aerilatus contains these coding sequences:
- a CDS encoding alkaline phosphatase — MQSFRSALLLSSSVCFLACTTTHTTPTDRSAAIEAIKHTPDAQPAEIPLYKREFQLDQPYPVPALTPYAGPRKPIKNVILMIGDGMGPAQVTGGLLANRGRLFMQQAQATGFSITQNQYGKITDSAASATAMATGHKTYNSAIGMDSLGHQFRSIMWDAREHGKSTGLVVACELTDATPACFAVTHPTRNDQEAIALKYLAAPIDFMYAGGLRYFTQRQDHADLLLQWRQKGYQVVTKASEVASITGPKAVALLAESGPPAVAERTSAYINQGVDKALEVLSKNKNGFFLMIEGSQIDDAGHFNNTTQNVQEVLDFDQQIGKAFRFAAANGETLVIVTADHETGGYSILGGSAPTGKVAANFATNKHSAVMVPVFAYGVGSELFTGMYENTDIYYRIKKALNWNTTENN; from the coding sequence ATGCAATCTTTTCGTTCGGCACTGTTGCTGAGTAGCAGCGTGTGCTTCCTGGCCTGTACTACTACCCACACCACCCCCACAGACCGTAGTGCGGCTATTGAAGCTATCAAGCATACCCCTGATGCTCAACCGGCCGAGATACCGCTGTACAAGCGCGAGTTTCAGCTAGATCAGCCCTACCCCGTACCGGCCCTTACCCCCTACGCTGGTCCGCGCAAACCCATCAAAAACGTCATTCTGATGATTGGTGATGGCATGGGGCCGGCGCAGGTAACGGGTGGCCTACTCGCCAACCGCGGCCGCTTGTTTATGCAACAGGCGCAGGCTACGGGCTTTAGCATCACCCAAAACCAGTACGGCAAGATTACTGACTCGGCCGCCAGCGCTACGGCTATGGCCACGGGCCACAAAACCTACAACAGCGCCATCGGCATGGACTCGCTGGGGCACCAGTTTCGCTCTATTATGTGGGATGCGCGGGAACACGGCAAATCTACCGGCCTGGTAGTCGCCTGCGAGCTGACCGATGCCACGCCCGCCTGCTTCGCCGTGACGCACCCTACCCGCAACGACCAGGAAGCCATTGCCCTAAAGTACCTCGCGGCCCCCATCGACTTTATGTATGCTGGCGGCCTGCGCTACTTCACCCAGCGCCAAGACCACGCCGATTTGCTGCTGCAATGGCGCCAAAAGGGTTATCAGGTGGTTACCAAAGCCAGCGAGGTAGCCAGCATCACCGGTCCCAAAGCCGTGGCCCTGCTCGCCGAAAGCGGTCCGCCCGCTGTGGCCGAACGCACGTCTGCCTACATCAACCAGGGCGTGGACAAGGCGCTGGAAGTGCTCAGCAAAAACAAAAATGGCTTTTTTCTGATGATTGAAGGCTCGCAGATCGACGATGCCGGCCACTTCAACAATACCACCCAAAACGTGCAGGAAGTGCTGGACTTCGATCAGCAGATAGGCAAGGCCTTCCGGTTTGCGGCCGCCAACGGCGAAACCCTGGTTATCGTCACGGCCGACCACGAAACTGGCGGCTACAGCATCTTGGGTGGTAGCGCCCCTACCGGTAAGGTAGCAGCCAACTTCGCCACCAATAAGCATTCCGCCGTGATGGTGCCTGTGTTTGCCTATGGGGTAGGGAGCGAGTTATTTACGGGTATGTACGAGAATACAGATATTTATTATCGGATTAAGAAAGCGCTGAACTGGAATACTACTGAGAATAATTAA
- a CDS encoding RagB/SusD family nutrient uptake outer membrane protein produces the protein MKRTYATLLFTSLLLSAATSCQDEFTDLTPQGTITDANFWQTDADAVAASNALYTYMSNDDMFGRGFFWLINASDDMVTGRVRATAANVRNFTATGNEGDTNKMYGYSYRVIRRCNEILKNVPGMSISESLKNRVLGEAYFMRAFTYFHIATRYGDQRAGVPIVTVDNMDQNEFPRPASVVENYQLMEQDFKKAAELLPLVTAYSGADLGRAHKDAALAYLTKTYAFWAQYDKSKWAEAEKAADAVASSGSGRALLSTGQPQQDFHSVFTIPNNWSSEYIWSVVSGKQDGSILPGVLLENKGWGQYNGWGYFQPTLELYQEFEAGDPRLKATILTFGDEFTYLGATKRYSSTNSLTGFQFSKYMQPYETPVTTHLNANGDKPTTDLNVPLMRYAEVLLLKAEAQIMQGKSGDVALNAVRRRAGLTPKTGATLADLKHERRVELAGEFADRHADLVRWGDAQTAYAKPQHGRQYADQSNPNSTYKVVEVWPARTFNPAVHHVWPIPPTDLANSKIAQNQGW, from the coding sequence ATGAAACGCACATACGCTACCCTCCTCTTCACCTCGCTCCTCCTCAGCGCTGCCACCAGCTGCCAGGACGAGTTTACCGACCTCACGCCCCAGGGCACCATCACGGACGCCAACTTCTGGCAAACTGACGCCGACGCCGTGGCTGCTTCCAACGCCCTGTACACCTACATGAGCAATGACGACATGTTCGGGCGCGGGTTTTTCTGGCTGATTAATGCCTCCGATGACATGGTGACCGGCCGCGTGCGGGCAACTGCCGCCAACGTGCGCAACTTCACGGCCACTGGCAACGAGGGCGACACCAACAAGATGTACGGCTACTCGTACCGTGTCATTCGCCGCTGCAACGAGATTCTGAAGAACGTGCCCGGCATGAGCATCAGCGAGAGCCTGAAAAACCGGGTGCTGGGCGAGGCGTACTTCATGCGAGCCTTCACCTACTTCCACATTGCTACCCGCTACGGCGACCAGCGCGCCGGCGTGCCCATCGTGACAGTAGACAACATGGACCAGAACGAGTTTCCGCGCCCTGCCAGTGTAGTAGAAAACTACCAGTTGATGGAGCAGGACTTCAAGAAGGCCGCCGAGTTGCTGCCCCTCGTTACGGCCTACTCTGGTGCCGATTTGGGTAGGGCGCACAAAGACGCTGCCCTGGCCTACCTCACCAAAACCTACGCCTTCTGGGCGCAGTACGACAAGAGCAAGTGGGCCGAGGCCGAGAAGGCTGCCGATGCCGTAGCCAGCTCTGGCTCGGGTAGGGCGCTGCTCAGCACCGGCCAACCGCAGCAGGACTTCCACAGCGTGTTCACCATCCCGAATAACTGGTCCTCGGAGTACATCTGGTCAGTAGTTTCGGGCAAGCAGGACGGCAGCATTCTGCCGGGTGTGCTGCTCGAAAACAAGGGTTGGGGCCAATACAATGGTTGGGGCTACTTCCAGCCTACCCTGGAGCTGTACCAAGAGTTTGAGGCCGGCGACCCACGTCTGAAAGCAACTATTCTCACTTTCGGCGACGAGTTTACCTACCTGGGTGCTACCAAGCGCTACTCGTCCACTAACTCGCTCACGGGCTTCCAGTTCAGCAAGTACATGCAGCCCTACGAAACGCCTGTGACTACCCATCTGAACGCCAACGGTGACAAGCCCACCACCGACCTGAACGTGCCGCTGATGCGCTACGCCGAAGTGCTGCTGCTGAAAGCCGAAGCCCAAATCATGCAGGGCAAGAGCGGCGACGTGGCCCTGAACGCCGTGCGCCGCCGTGCTGGCCTAACGCCCAAAACCGGCGCTACCCTCGCCGACCTCAAGCACGAGCGGCGCGTGGAGCTGGCTGGCGAGTTTGCCGACCGCCACGCCGACCTCGTGCGTTGGGGCGACGCCCAGACTGCCTACGCCAAGCCCCAGCATGGCCGCCAGTACGCCGACCAGTCCAACCCCAACTCTACCTATAAAGTGGTGGAAGTGTGGCCCGCTCGCACCTTCAACCCCGCCGTGCACCACGTGTGGCCTATCCCCCCCACCGACCTCGCCAACTCGAAAATCGCGCAGAATCAGGGGTGGTAG
- a CDS encoding trypsin-like peptidase domain-containing protein: MSIPTIRLLFGGFCLLQLISVSCTSRQEPEKGRDADERAATAFFADDTARAATLSDTTTVSGSIGNFVKASKAATPAVVHIKTIYGTSGGYAAGFGQGYGTPGGRGPAAGSGSGVLITNNGYIATNNHVVENASQIEVVLPDNRQFQAKLIGRDPNTDLALLKIEADSLPSIRLGNSDNVQVGEWVVAVGYPFSLNTTVTAGIVSAKARSIGIINRPSQNGYAAPAGNTGIESFIQTDAAINPGNSGGALVNTDGELIGINSAIASQTGSYAGYAFAIPVNLARKILGDLRKYGTVKRGLLGVSYPSPAVEAQYLLQQGLQPGVVKGVYITGVLENSAAAAAGLQEGDIIQSIDGVQLNSSAEFSERVARHRPGDVVKLTYLRNNQRRSTSATLKGEEATAAARGNASLEKIYNKLGASFAPVPDAIKQQLNLQAGVLVREVRRGGFFDQVGIPSGTIIAFINGQAIDSPQDIDKALLSAQNGIIQVLAIAPDGSRVVFDFSLGT, translated from the coding sequence ATGAGCATACCGACGATACGTTTACTTTTTGGAGGCTTTTGCCTGCTGCAACTAATAAGCGTGAGCTGCACCAGCAGGCAGGAACCGGAAAAGGGTAGGGACGCCGATGAGCGCGCCGCCACAGCCTTTTTTGCGGACGATACAGCGAGGGCTGCTACCCTAAGCGACACAACTACCGTTTCGGGCAGCATCGGCAACTTTGTGAAAGCCTCCAAGGCCGCCACGCCCGCGGTGGTGCACATCAAGACCATCTACGGGACATCTGGTGGCTACGCCGCCGGGTTTGGGCAGGGGTATGGGACACCTGGCGGGCGTGGGCCGGCCGCAGGTTCTGGCTCCGGGGTACTGATTACCAACAACGGCTACATTGCCACCAACAACCACGTCGTTGAAAATGCCTCGCAGATTGAAGTCGTTCTACCCGACAACCGGCAGTTTCAGGCCAAGCTGATTGGTCGCGACCCAAATACCGATCTGGCGCTACTGAAAATAGAAGCCGACAGCCTGCCGAGTATCCGGCTAGGCAACTCCGACAATGTGCAGGTAGGGGAGTGGGTGGTGGCCGTGGGCTACCCGTTTTCGCTGAATACTACCGTGACGGCTGGCATTGTGAGTGCCAAAGCCCGTAGCATCGGCATCATCAACCGGCCCAGTCAGAACGGCTATGCGGCGCCGGCAGGTAATACCGGCATCGAATCCTTTATCCAGACCGATGCGGCCATCAACCCCGGTAACAGCGGCGGCGCGCTGGTAAACACCGATGGCGAGCTGATTGGCATCAACTCAGCCATTGCCTCGCAAACTGGTAGCTACGCCGGCTACGCATTTGCCATTCCCGTCAACCTAGCCCGGAAGATCCTGGGCGATTTGCGCAAGTATGGCACCGTGAAACGTGGGTTACTGGGTGTTTCGTATCCCTCGCCGGCTGTAGAAGCTCAGTATCTGCTTCAGCAAGGCTTGCAGCCGGGCGTGGTGAAAGGCGTATATATAACAGGAGTGCTGGAGAACAGCGCGGCTGCTGCGGCTGGCTTGCAAGAGGGCGACATTATCCAGAGCATCGATGGCGTGCAGCTGAATTCATCGGCTGAGTTTTCGGAAAGGGTGGCCCGACACCGGCCCGGCGACGTGGTCAAACTCACCTACCTGCGCAACAATCAGCGCCGCTCTACCTCGGCCACGCTCAAGGGCGAGGAGGCCACCGCTGCGGCCCGCGGCAATGCCAGCCTGGAAAAGATCTACAACAAGCTCGGGGCCAGCTTTGCCCCCGTTCCCGATGCCATCAAGCAACAGCTGAACCTACAGGCCGGCGTGCTGGTGCGGGAGGTGCGGCGGGGCGGCTTCTTCGATCAGGTAGGTATTCCCAGCGGTACCATCATCGCCTTCATCAACGGCCAGGCCATCGACAGTCCGCAGGATATAGACAAAGCCTTGCTCTCGGCTCAGAACGGCATCATTCAGGTGCTGGCCATTGCACCCGATGGCTCCCGCGTAGTCTTTGACTTTTCGCTCGGCACCTAG
- a CDS encoding undecaprenyl-phosphate glucose phosphotransferase: MERYTYYNNSQRLILPIVDSLIIFGVFRLTAHHLLGTWQFDGYYSLFFAVFALLWWIISGQYANIYRVDRLISYPEKLRNLLLAFMIHAAVLMSGALVLKVYWLPMPYLLAMYGAMMAGIVAGRFLLAFLRRTYQQHFARPHSRFVMAGTSSSARQLQEFLSLHDPVGNQFMGFFTDDKVPQGMEHMMRGGIDQLKDFCKQNQIDEIYFAMPLDQHELVQDLSGFADDHFISFRIIPDFQGTMRQDINVYYYNHLPILTVRQHPLGFRPNQLMKRAFDIAFSGMVILFIFPIIMPILALIIKLDSKGPVFFKQMRPGKRNQLFPCYKLRTMRTDMVVELQATKGDARITRVGRFLRKSSLDEIPQFFNVLLGHMSVVGPRPNMVSQLEEYSKQIRTYPMRHTVTPGITGYAQVNGYRGETRADGAMEKRVEYDLKYVENWSFLLDLKIIGKTVWNMVHGEENAY; this comes from the coding sequence ATGGAACGTTACACTTACTACAATAACTCTCAGAGGCTTATTTTACCCATCGTTGATAGCCTGATTATTTTCGGCGTTTTTCGTCTCACTGCGCACCATTTGTTGGGCACCTGGCAGTTTGATGGGTACTACTCCTTGTTCTTCGCAGTATTTGCGCTGCTCTGGTGGATCATTTCGGGTCAGTACGCAAACATCTACCGCGTCGACCGACTGATTTCCTACCCTGAGAAGCTGCGCAACCTGCTGCTGGCCTTTATGATCCATGCAGCCGTGCTAATGTCGGGCGCGCTGGTGTTGAAGGTATACTGGCTGCCTATGCCCTACCTGCTGGCCATGTATGGCGCTATGATGGCGGGCATCGTGGCAGGCCGCTTCCTGCTGGCGTTCCTACGGCGCACCTACCAGCAGCACTTCGCTCGCCCGCACAGCCGCTTCGTGATGGCGGGCACCAGCAGCAGCGCTCGGCAGCTTCAGGAGTTCTTGTCGCTGCACGACCCAGTGGGCAACCAGTTCATGGGCTTCTTCACAGATGATAAGGTACCCCAAGGCATGGAGCACATGATGCGTGGTGGTATCGATCAGCTGAAAGACTTCTGCAAGCAGAACCAGATCGACGAAATCTACTTTGCTATGCCGCTGGACCAGCACGAACTGGTGCAGGACCTGTCGGGCTTTGCCGACGACCACTTCATCTCGTTCCGCATCATTCCGGATTTCCAGGGCACAATGCGGCAGGATATCAACGTATACTACTATAACCACCTGCCTATCCTCACCGTGCGGCAGCATCCGCTGGGTTTCCGGCCCAACCAACTGATGAAGCGGGCGTTTGATATTGCCTTCTCGGGTATGGTGATTCTGTTCATCTTCCCTATCATCATGCCGATTCTGGCGCTCATCATCAAGCTAGACTCGAAAGGCCCCGTATTCTTCAAGCAGATGCGTCCTGGCAAGCGGAACCAGTTGTTCCCCTGCTACAAGCTGCGCACCATGCGTACTGATATGGTAGTGGAGCTACAAGCCACAAAGGGCGACGCCCGCATCACCCGGGTGGGTCGGTTCCTGCGCAAAAGCAGCCTCGACGAGATACCGCAGTTCTTCAACGTGCTGCTGGGCCACATGTCGGTGGTAGGGCCACGTCCCAACATGGTGTCGCAGTTGGAAGAATACTCCAAGCAGATCCGTACGTATCCAATGCGCCACACCGTGACGCCGGGTATCACGGGCTACGCTCAGGTGAATGGCTACCGCGGCGAAACTCGCGCCGATGGTGCTATGGAGAAGCGCGTAGAGTATGACCTGAAATACGTAGAAAACTGGTCGTTCCTGCTCGACCTGAAAATCATTGGTAAGACGGTTTGGAACATGGTACACGGCGAAGAAAACGCCTACTAA
- a CDS encoding phosphatidylinositol-specific phospholipase C — protein sequence MKPSITFLSAVACATLLTSCDKQESIQPTSAGLGMATTTQSAVSYSLNNWMGAVNANLSLSQLSIPGTHDSGARFEPISGTAKCQTLTIGEQLTAGVRFLDIRCRHIDNSFAIHHGAVYQNLNFDDVRTACLAFLQANPTECIIMSIKEEHTPSNNTRTFEQTLDTYLQKNLDKWYLSATVPTLGQARGKIVLLRRFSATATPKGLDATAWADNTTFSISNGQAQLKVQDQYKVPDNATKWTAMTQLFGEAKAAAPGRLYLNFASGYKPGLFGIPNITTVSNNINPRLTTFFGAQTTGHFGIIPMDFAEANRNNLIVKTNF from the coding sequence ATGAAACCTTCTATTACCTTTCTTTCCGCGGTGGCCTGCGCCACTCTTCTCACCTCCTGTGACAAGCAAGAGAGCATACAGCCCACCTCTGCTGGTTTGGGCATGGCCACCACTACGCAGTCGGCCGTGTCCTACTCCCTGAATAATTGGATGGGGGCCGTTAACGCCAACCTGTCGTTGTCGCAGCTGAGTATTCCGGGCACCCACGACTCGGGGGCGCGGTTTGAGCCGATTTCCGGCACCGCCAAGTGCCAAACGCTCACCATTGGGGAGCAGCTCACGGCCGGGGTGCGCTTCCTCGACATCCGCTGCCGCCACATCGACAACAGCTTTGCCATCCACCACGGCGCAGTATACCAGAACCTGAACTTCGACGATGTGCGCACTGCTTGCTTGGCCTTTTTGCAGGCCAACCCTACAGAGTGCATCATCATGTCTATCAAAGAGGAACACACACCCAGCAATAACACCCGCACCTTCGAGCAAACGCTGGACACCTACCTGCAAAAGAACCTCGACAAGTGGTACTTGAGCGCCACCGTTCCTACCCTGGGGCAGGCGCGTGGCAAGATTGTGCTGCTCCGCCGCTTCTCCGCTACTGCTACCCCCAAAGGACTCGACGCCACTGCCTGGGCCGACAATACCACATTCAGCATCAGCAATGGGCAGGCCCAGCTGAAGGTGCAAGACCAGTACAAAGTGCCCGACAACGCCACCAAATGGACCGCTATGACACAGCTGTTTGGCGAGGCGAAGGCCGCGGCGCCCGGCCGCCTCTACCTCAACTTCGCCAGCGGCTACAAGCCCGGTTTGTTTGGCATCCCCAACATTACTACGGTATCCAACAACATCAACCCGCGCCTCACCACTTTCTTCGGCGCTCAAACTACTGGCCATTTCGGCATTATTCCGATGGATTTCGCGGAGGCCAATCGAAATAATTTAATTGTTAAGACTAATTTCTAG
- a CDS encoding Ig-like domain-containing protein, producing the protein MSLGLAIITCMTLLPAAAQAQAPNITYSSPITITKGGVYSGSYRSLDSSVPCIRIATTEPVQLVNCTLAGAGDLIVSGEGADLVVRNSRGYGLEPSRTGVGRGRFVNSFRARRLWIEHNYFEQTSGLNIDRWSQSAGVSGVSQPLLVRYNQARNIDGRWRGNQGSTRASFVILNTVRSLSGVEISYNEVRNTANQSLVEDNINLYASSGTSGSPIRVHNNFVFGAYPFPATATGYTGTGMTTDGNGNASEVTAYVEAYENQFISTCNAAMNIAAGHDIYYHDNRLVTSGQLADGTRLPSTWAATSIFNYYKLPGNVFFNNRVERTVVGYMSKGGQNGRLDMSPGACASCSVQALPNPVTVDTERAEDVRWQQKLQQNGITLGPENGNTTPTVPTPPTSGNGNYVVNPSFEADGRGTESPAGWLTSTGNGTGTNASYTETYPTARTGTYHGTHYRPGSYEVYTFQTVRNLPAGQYTLRAWVKGGGGQSAAQLLVKNYGGSQRTASIGATEGGVNGNWTQVEIKDISVSGGECEVGFYSKAGGGGQWIYFDDVELVAQSGTPSAPNVAPTVSLTAAVNNLTLGNSLTMTANAADSDGSIKKVEFFSGTTKLGETASAPYQFSWKPVGIGTLSLTAVATDNDGATTTSNVVNITVVGTVVLPSPSAPVSSGSPVAGNNYIVNPSFEADGKGTESPAGWLTWTGNGTGTNASYTETYPTARTGTYHGTHYRPGSYEVYTFQTVRNLPAGQYTLRAWVKGGGGQSAAQLLVKNYGGSQRTASIGATEGGVNGNWTQVEIKDISVSGGECEVGFYSKAGGGGQWIYFDDVEFIAQTNSVSEGSNMVQNASFDNDLFPTQTPSRWSTTPGSGSSDNADYTEIYPGARSGLYHATHYRPEPYEVYTYQMVSGLANGTYTLRVWAKSSGGQSAVQLQARNYGGSQRTANIGASNTWTQIEISGIQVTNGQCEVGVYSKAGAGQWLYFDDVELVRVQQNTFSAVSSSNSTAAERLSATTAETNAASVTEFSVFPNPANVQTTIAAPFEQAGSVTISIFNLQGQEMAHYVQSVVSGSNYLPLSTANLPIGNYVLRVVGPGHNYTKRLVVAR; encoded by the coding sequence ATGTCGCTAGGCTTGGCCATCATCACCTGTATGACGTTGCTGCCAGCAGCAGCACAGGCACAAGCTCCGAATATAACATATAGCAGTCCTATTACAATCACGAAGGGCGGCGTGTACAGTGGGTCATACCGGAGCTTGGACAGCTCGGTGCCGTGCATTCGCATTGCCACCACCGAGCCCGTGCAGCTGGTGAACTGCACGCTGGCCGGGGCGGGCGACTTGATCGTCTCGGGCGAGGGGGCGGACCTGGTCGTGCGCAACTCTCGTGGCTACGGGCTGGAGCCCAGCCGCACGGGCGTGGGCCGGGGCCGGTTCGTGAACAGCTTCCGGGCCCGGCGCCTGTGGATCGAGCACAACTACTTCGAGCAGACCAGCGGGCTCAACATCGACCGTTGGAGCCAGAGCGCGGGCGTGTCGGGGGTGAGCCAGCCCCTGCTGGTGCGCTACAACCAGGCGCGCAACATCGACGGGCGCTGGCGCGGCAACCAGGGCAGCACGCGCGCCAGCTTCGTGATCCTGAACACGGTGCGCAGCCTCTCGGGGGTAGAGATCAGCTACAACGAGGTGCGCAACACGGCCAACCAGAGCCTGGTGGAGGACAACATCAACCTGTACGCCAGCTCGGGCACGAGCGGCAGCCCGATCCGGGTGCACAACAACTTCGTGTTCGGGGCCTACCCCTTCCCGGCCACGGCCACGGGCTACACGGGCACGGGCATGACCACGGACGGCAACGGCAACGCCTCGGAGGTGACGGCGTACGTGGAGGCCTACGAGAACCAGTTCATTAGCACCTGCAACGCGGCCATGAACATTGCCGCCGGGCACGACATCTACTACCACGACAACCGGCTGGTCACCAGCGGGCAGCTCGCCGACGGCACGCGTTTGCCGAGCACGTGGGCGGCGACTTCTATCTTCAACTACTACAAACTGCCGGGCAACGTGTTCTTCAACAACCGGGTGGAGCGCACGGTGGTGGGCTACATGAGCAAGGGGGGGCAGAACGGGCGGCTGGACATGAGCCCGGGGGCGTGCGCGAGCTGCTCGGTGCAGGCCTTGCCCAACCCGGTGACGGTGGACACGGAGCGGGCCGAGGACGTGCGCTGGCAGCAGAAGCTGCAACAAAATGGCATCACCCTCGGACCGGAGAATGGCAATACTACCCCAACCGTACCCACGCCGCCCACAAGCGGTAACGGTAACTATGTAGTAAACCCGAGCTTCGAGGCGGACGGCAGAGGGACGGAGTCGCCGGCGGGCTGGCTGACGTCAACGGGCAATGGCACGGGCACGAACGCCTCTTACACCGAGACCTACCCCACGGCCCGCACGGGCACCTACCACGGCACGCACTACCGGCCGGGCAGCTACGAGGTGTATACGTTCCAAACTGTGCGCAACCTGCCGGCGGGGCAGTACACGCTGCGGGCGTGGGTGAAAGGCGGCGGCGGGCAGAGCGCGGCGCAACTGCTGGTCAAGAACTACGGCGGCAGCCAGCGCACGGCCAGCATCGGGGCCACCGAGGGGGGCGTGAACGGCAACTGGACGCAGGTGGAGATAAAGGACATCAGCGTGAGCGGGGGTGAGTGTGAGGTAGGCTTCTACTCCAAGGCCGGCGGTGGTGGGCAGTGGATCTACTTCGATGATGTGGAGCTCGTCGCGCAATCCGGTACCCCTTCTGCACCCAACGTGGCACCAACCGTGAGCCTAACCGCCGCAGTGAATAACTTGACATTGGGCAACTCCCTGACGATGACGGCCAATGCTGCTGACTCAGACGGTTCTATCAAAAAGGTAGAGTTCTTTAGCGGCACCACCAAGCTGGGTGAAACCGCATCGGCTCCTTACCAATTCAGCTGGAAACCCGTGGGCATCGGCACGCTGTCGTTGACGGCCGTAGCGACCGACAACGATGGGGCTACTACCACTTCTAATGTTGTAAACATCACGGTAGTAGGCACAGTTGTGTTGCCCTCTCCAAGCGCACCAGTTTCGAGCGGAAGCCCGGTAGCAGGCAACAATTATATTGTAAACCCGAGCTTCGAGGCGGACGGCAAAGGGACGGAGTCGCCGGCGGGCTGGCTGACGTGGACTGGCAACGGCACGGGCACGAACGCCTCTTACACCGAGACCTACCCCACGGCCCGCACGGGCACCTACCACGGCACGCACTACCGGCCGGGCAGCTACGAGGTGTATACGTTCCAAACTGTGCGCAACCTGCCGGCGGGGCAGTACACGCTGCGGGCGTGGGTGAAAGGCGGCGGCGGGCAGAGCGCGGCGCAACTGCTGGTCAAGAACTACGGCGGCAGCCAGCGCACGGCCAGCATCGGGGCCACCGAGGGGGGCGTGAACGGCAACTGGACGCAGGTGGAGATAAAGGACATCAGCGTGAGCGGGGGTGAGTGTGAGGTAGGCTTCTACTCCAAGGCCGGCGGTGGTGGGCAGTGGATCTACTTCGATGATGTCGAGTTTATCGCGCAAACCAATTCCGTTAGCGAGGGCAGCAACATGGTGCAGAACGCTAGTTTCGACAACGACCTGTTCCCCACGCAAACGCCCAGCCGTTGGAGCACGACTCCCGGCAGCGGCAGCAGCGACAACGCCGACTACACGGAAATCTATCCGGGTGCACGCTCGGGCCTCTACCATGCTACGCATTACCGTCCCGAGCCCTACGAAGTATATACGTACCAGATGGTAAGCGGGCTGGCCAATGGCACCTATACCCTGCGGGTGTGGGCCAAATCCAGCGGCGGACAGAGTGCAGTGCAGCTACAAGCCCGCAACTATGGCGGTAGCCAGCGCACGGCCAACATCGGCGCTAGCAACACCTGGACGCAGATAGAAATCAGCGGTATTCAGGTGACGAATGGCCAATGCGAGGTAGGAGTATACTCGAAAGCTGGCGCCGGCCAGTGGCTGTACTTTGATGACGTAGAGCTGGTGCGTGTGCAGCAGAATACCTTCAGCGCGGTGAGCAGCAGCAACAGCACCGCCGCCGAAAGGCTATCGGCCACTACGGCTGAGACTAATGCTGCCAGCGTCACCGAGTTCAGCGTATTCCCGAACCCGGCCAACGTGCAGACGACTATTGCCGCTCCCTTTGAGCAGGCGGGTAGCGTCACCATCAGCATCTTCAACCTGCAAGGGCAGGAAATGGCGCACTACGTGCAATCGGTGGTGAGTGGCAGCAACTATCTGCCGTTATCTACCGCCAACCTACCCATTGGCAATTATGTGCTGCGTGTAGTAGGCCCAGGACACAATTACACCAAACGCTTAGTAGTTGCTCGTTAA
- a CDS encoding WecB/TagA/CpsF family glycosyltransferase has product MLPKRLVLNSGISTGTFPEFVDTILQLGAARTSAYVCCANVHMLVEAHRDAEFRQVLADADVVTPDGSPVAGAVGWFHGKRQERVAGMDLTPALLAEAERRGQSVYFYGTTDAVLSKIRERIERELPNLRIAGMVSPPFRKLTPEEEETHVAAINDADPDLLFVALGCPRQEKWMAAHRGRIKACMLGVGQAFLTYAGLEQRLPAWARRLWLEWAYRLWLEPRRLWRRYLVTNSHFIYLIARKALARG; this is encoded by the coding sequence ATGTTACCCAAACGTCTTGTTTTAAATTCCGGCATCTCCACGGGTACCTTTCCGGAGTTTGTTGATACCATTCTGCAACTGGGCGCGGCCCGCACCTCAGCCTACGTGTGCTGCGCCAACGTGCACATGCTGGTAGAAGCCCACCGCGACGCCGAGTTTCGTCAGGTGCTGGCCGACGCCGATGTAGTAACACCCGACGGTAGCCCGGTGGCCGGGGCCGTGGGCTGGTTCCACGGTAAGCGCCAGGAGCGCGTGGCTGGCATGGACCTCACCCCTGCCCTGCTAGCCGAAGCCGAGCGCCGGGGGCAGTCGGTCTACTTCTATGGCACCACGGATGCTGTGCTCAGCAAAATCCGGGAACGGATTGAGCGGGAGCTGCCCAATTTGCGCATTGCCGGCATGGTTTCTCCCCCCTTCCGAAAGCTCACCCCCGAAGAAGAAGAAACGCACGTAGCAGCCATCAACGACGCCGACCCCGACTTGCTTTTCGTAGCATTGGGCTGCCCTCGTCAGGAAAAATGGATGGCCGCGCATAGGGGCCGCATCAAAGCCTGTATGCTGGGGGTAGGGCAAGCCTTTCTTACCTACGCCGGGCTGGAGCAGCGCCTACCCGCTTGGGCCCGTCGCTTGTGGCTGGAGTGGGCTTACCGCCTGTGGCTGGAGCCGCGCCGCTTGTGGCGCCGCTACCTGGTTACCAACTCTCACTTCATCTACCTGATAGCCCGCAAGGCGCTGGCACGTGGCTAA